In one window of Prionailurus bengalensis isolate Pbe53 chromosome B3, Fcat_Pben_1.1_paternal_pri, whole genome shotgun sequence DNA:
- the LOC122467875 gene encoding olfactory receptor 4F6-like, whose translation MNKSNYSPVSEFVLLGLSTYRPVQHLLLAFSAVFYVTIVLGNVLVVFAVTFDPFLHSPMYFLLANLSFIDLCLSTITVPKMIHNLCSGHKTISFQGCVIQIFALHVLGGSEMVLLIAMALDRYVAICKPLHYLTIMSPQMCILLLSGAWVIGLIHAVVQVAFVVHLPFCGPNEIDSFYCDLPWFIKLACTDTYRMEFMVTANSGFISMGTFFLLLISYIFILVTVWKRSSGGLSKAFSTLSAHITVVVLFFGPCIFVYVWPFPTVPVDKFLAILDFMITPILNPIIYTLRNKDMKMAMKRLNSQFLSLRMIS comes from the coding sequence ATGAATAAGTCAAATTACTCTCCAGTGTCTGAATTTGTGTTGCTGGGACTTTCTACCTATAGACCAGTGCAGCATCTTCTCCTTGCTTTCTCTGCAGTGTTTTATGTAACAATTGTTCTGGGAAATGTTTTGGTTGTGTTTGCAGTGACCTTTGACCCATTCTTACATTCCCCCATGTACTTCCTTTTAGCCAATCtctcatttattgatttgtgcCTTTCTACCATAACAGTTCCTAAGATGATTCATAACCTATGTTCTGGGCACAAAACCATATCCTTTCAGGGCTGTGTCATCCAAATATTTGCCCTTCATGTCCTGGGTGGATCTGAGATGGTCCTGCTCATCGCCATGGCCTTGGACAGATATGTGGCCATATGCAAGCCCCTCCACTACCTGACTATTATGAGCCCACAGATGTGCATTTTGCTTCTGTCCGGTGCTTGGGTTATTGGCCTCATTCATGCAGTGGTCCAGGTAGCTTTTGTTGTCCATTTGCCTTTTTGTGGTCCTAATGAGATAGATAGCTTTTACTGTGACCTTCCTTGGTTTATCAAACTTGCCTGCACAGACACCTACAGAATGGAATTCATGGTTACTGCCAACAGTGGGTTCATTTCCATGGGCACCTTCTTCTTATTGCTCATCTCCTATATCTTCATCCTGGTCACTGTATGGAAACGTTCCTCAGGTGGTTTGTCTAAAGCCTTTTCTACTCTGTCAGCTCACATCACTGTGGTGGTTTTGTTCTTTGGACCGTGCATCTTTGTTTATGTGTGGCCATTTCCCACAGTGCCAGTGGATAAGTTTCTTGCCATTTTGGACTTTATGATCACACCCATTCTGAATCCCATTATCTACACATTGAGGAACAAGGACATGAAGATGGCAATGAAAAGACTGAATAGTCAATTCCTGAGTTTGAGAATGATCTCCTAA